The Henckelia pumila isolate YLH828 chromosome 2, ASM3356847v2, whole genome shotgun sequence genome includes a window with the following:
- the LOC140877591 gene encoding uncharacterized protein — protein sequence MRFGKKWKLAPRFVGPFEILDRVGMLAYRVALKPNVVGLHNIFHVSMLRKYISNPSHVLSLKPLPLSPHMTYEERPDRIMERQERRLRNKTIPMVKVKWLYHSDEEATWEK from the coding sequence ATGAGATTCGGGAAGAAATGGAAATTGGCTCCGAGGTTCGTTGGACCTTTTGAAATTTTGGACAGAGTGGGGATGTTAGCCTATAGGGTGGCTTTGAAGCCTAATGTTGTTGGATTACACAACATCTTCCACGTGTCCATGctgaggaagtacatctcgaatcCTTCTCATGTGCTCAGCCTCAAGCCTCTTCCGTTGTCGCCTCATATGACTTATGAAGAGAGACCTGACCGAATTATGGAGAGGCAGGAGAGGAGACTCCGTAACAAGACTATTCCAATGGTCAAGGTTAAATGGTTGTATCATTCcgatgaagaggccacttgggagaAATAG